Genomic DNA from Rana temporaria chromosome 1, aRanTem1.1, whole genome shotgun sequence:
gccaacacagagtttccccgctgcaagCTCTGGAGCGCACgcaacgcccaaaggggcggacgtcaattgacgtcctgttggattttgggatccgcgctgtagccgtcatttgactatagcgcgggtcccaggagGTTAAGGTAGTGTAACCTCATGACAACTCATGTGGTTGCAATCACTGACTTTCTGGTCCCTCCACAGTACCTTGATAAAGTACTGTGTAAACCTTTTACTATTAGAAACAAGTATAAGAGcgatattttattataaatccATGATTCATAAAACCAGAAAGACAAGTACACACTGgtccagtgtttttttgtttgttttttcccccacatatCGTTAAAGTGACCTACTCAATACATAATTACACGCAAATTTAAACAGGAACCAATGCCAGCATGACTTTTGGcgagtttaaaaaaacaaagacacTATTGGTTACATTTTAAAACTTTTGGAGTGGTCAAATAGCTAAGGGGGAAATTGCTGTTTCATTGAAGACTTTGGGGGGGGGTCATTTCTCGGTAGCATAGCGGAGTTCAGCAGTATGAAAACTTCAAGCTTTTATTTGCTTTAATCTGCAACCAAGGTTCCGTCTGCTGAATTTTGTTAGCCATTTCGTTTTTAGAATTGTTTCACTGTTTAGTTATCTTTGTATTCCACGTTTGCTGCTATGTGTGCATAATGTAGAGACTTTATCTAGCCTTTGTTATTCTCAGGTGAAATTGGTACAGCACACCTACTCTTGCCTTTTTGGGACATTCCTGTGTAACAATGCCAAGGAAAGAAGTGAGAAACACATACAAGAGCGCACTTGTTCAGTCTGGTCACTTCTGCGAGCCGGTAACCGTGTTTTCAAGAATTTGCTGTATTCCTCTCAGTCAGAAACAGTAAGTTGGTTGTTCATGCAAAGTTGCTTTTATACAGTGAATCCTACctgtcccaccttttttctttttccattggcACAACCTCGTTATGCTtgcgtttgctgttttatatgtTACCGTTTTGTCTGTTCCTTTTCTAGAACTTTCTGCTTTGTACCGAAATATTCATACACTGATAATTTTTGGCACATTGTCCTCCAAAGAAACCCATTAAGACAAATTTGTAAAACTggcatggactttttttttttttttgcaaggcccaggactttttttttttcctatcttgGTCTAGAGTTGCTGACTGAGAACAAGCAATTCACCCAGGGAAATATCATAAACATGCAATGTGCCCGTTCTTATTCTTTGTTGGTGACTCAATAGGTAGTATAGCCAGGATCAGGATGATGGCAGtgcctaaaattaaaaaaaaaaagaaaaaaaaaagaaaaggtcttCAGTTGCAGCTCCCATATTTTAATTTTAACTGGTTCCGTTTAGTCCTCTGAGAATTCTCATTAGTGTGTTGTGAAACTTTTACTGCATGAAGTTGAGATCCATTCTAATTTTAAACAGGTAGGATGGAGTATCCAGCTGGTAACCTCTGTTAATGTATGTAGCAATTGGTGTGAATCGTTTTAGGTACTCGTAtaaaaaaactgctgaaaaactctgcagtattttataatttaatgaACTAATCCAGTCATCAAATTTATGTTTTCTTGTACTGTGAGAAATGTGGAATATTTCAATTGAGGTACCAATTGTCTAGATTTTAAAGGCATGTGTCTGAACATATATGGCCATAGACCTAGATGAGTGTATGGTTAAAATGGTAGTAAACTCTGCTAACAAAATGTTATTAAATGATCCACCTGCAGTTTTATGCCATGATGTGCTGGTATTCATCACAGACTTGCCTGTCAAGCGGTGCCCTCCAGCAGAGCGTGGTTTCTGCTTCAGGCGTTTCCATCCCCATCTGGTTTCCCTTCCATTGTCTGCCTGTTTGAATGGCCATGCTTGAATGATGTCACTACCACGCATACGCATGGGAATTGCATCGCTCTCTGCATTAATGGCACACTTTGTGTGTCCTGAATGCACAGCGCTATGACCTAATCGGCTCCTGCTAAtgtgaatatttcctaaactaTGCACGTTCAGGAgagattcactgtacctacagttaagacttattataggcttgcctataggtacaAGTGAAAAATCTGATGTTGCTACTGCTTTAAGGAACTTAATAAGAAACACCTCCAATTctctccccgcccccctcccccttaaattttttgttttcttaggtATTGTTTCCTGTGTGCCACGTCCGCAATCTGCTGCTGTGGAGTGCAGTTTACCTTCCTGGCTCATCTCCATCCACACCTAGTGAAGAATCCTGTGTCCCCTACCCAAGTCCTGGTTCTGTCACAGAGGAGCCGCCACATGGCAGGTGAGGACAAAGTGTGCATGTAGGTCTTCTCTCCTAATTGCAACCAAAGGGATTTCTTCTGATGTCCATAGAATACCTGTTACCACCTGTGTTTATACATCTGTATATTTGCCCTGTTACATTTATATACAAATTGAGGCAGAAGCATTTTCTAGATCTTCACCATAATTGCCTGTTGGTTTTGCTTTCTATACATTTGCTCTAATCTAGAGTTAAACtgcaaggcctcatgcacactgattTTTCGAActcctcttctccttcttttGCTAGGAttcctttcctcctggcagcagaGAAAAATGCTTGACACTTGTAAACTCGTGTAACGCGTTTAGGTGCAACTTAATTCCATTGGTCAGAATACGCGTTTTCTGGCCATTTAAATAGATTAATGTGCAAACACTAAATGCTCCTAGTGCTTGGGCATGTTTAGATATGTTCAGGCGCATCAGtggtgtttgtttatttattttcctgcCAAAACTGTGCTGCTCCTGCACacactggctgtttttttttttttttttgctgctgcctCTAAACGCTAATtgcttatgtgtgcatggacacataggctaacatgcagggacgttttagaggcaggaaaaaaacaccccccttttGAACAGcagaaaaaatgtccagtgtgcatgaggcttaaatTTTGGGGGTCCCGAAATTCAGCCCGTGACAACCAGGGTAAGACTTTTGTCCTGAAATCGAAACAAAAAGTGGATATTTGTGTTCCCTGTGGGAAGTTCATCCAATAGGATGCCCATTTTGTTGTAGGTATTTAACTTCCTTGTGCTGCTGTTACTTTACCAGCCAGAGCCCAATGGAATTCCCGTTATTTTCTCCCATTATTCCCACTATGCAGTGCTCTGCACCTGAGCTTTTTATAGAATATCttggtgtgcttttttttttaaggtcagtTTTGCCCGCACAGTATTTATTATGAATTCATTTTAATGAAGATATTTTTGAATTCAAGTCAATCTATATgacatagtctataatatgaaacttattcacagacgtatgatcatacaaactggctacatttattggttgacaaaaatataaatatttacatgaaattacaATACTAATTGCGTTACAtgaacgacttgaaaatcaataaaaaataccccccaaaatgGGCATCTAGTACatttgacattggtgtcaggataTATTCTCAATGTGGTTCAATAACCTTGTGTTAATGACAATGAAACAGAACGTCTATTTCAAACGTCCAATCGTTACTAtgctgcaggtaagtaagtggttaacagtGTGAAATTAATTGGACATTTGTTTTGTCACTAAAATTGGAACTAAgcaaaaatataatgaaaaatttACTCTTTAGAGAAAAATCTACCAGTTATTGATTAATGAGAATAAATTATAATTGCAaaatattcaatacttcaatattttagagaacaacaatagattcacGAGAAAATCAAAAATGATATAATTACCCATTCCAAAATGGCCATTTCCTACTTGCAAGTGACCAGAGTTAAAATGGCCACCGTGGCTTTCTACGGATCTTCATGGGATAAGAATATGTCTTCATGCATGGTGCAAGTGTATCAGTCTGTCCGAGAGTGTAGATCTCCCAGTGTGCCCCTCCCAGTCGGAGTCAGTCTTCAGTCAACCCTCTTGAGTCCTTTCATctaattttccttctttttttttctttttttataaacttttgtTTATTAGTTTTCTGCAATTACAGTCATCAAAAAGGAAAGGCACAGTAATCGGTACAATATAGGCATATCATGGCACAAAATGCAACCAACTCACATCACTCCACTGTACTTCCCTCCCTCGGGATAATTGCCCCAGTCCCTCAATGGAGGAACTAGAAAACCCTGCTACTCCCGGGTGACCCATGTGGACCAAACGTGACCACATGTAATAGTTACCCACCTAACGTGGAGTTACCTGATAGGTACAAACACCCCCGacccactcacacacacacacacacacacacacgtgcacaCTCAAGCATCCATCCAATCCGTCcaccagccccctccccccccacacccagACTGTCCACTTTCCACCCCCCCCGACATTCACcagagcctcccccccccccccataaccctTTATGGCTGAGAAAGTGGGGTATCCTTCCAGAAAGAGTCTGCAATATCCAGCCAGGGTTGCCAGATCTTGCTAAACTTTTTGGGGCAGGCCCTGCCTTTTATATATGCATTTAAATATGGGTAAAACCTTATTCACCATACGATTCAACATTTGAATGTCCGGGGCGGATGCACTTTTCCACTGTAACAATATCAGTTTCCTAGCGTAGAGCAAAACTATTCGTATCAGAGTCCAAGCAAGCGTTGTAGGTATAGAGTCATTGAGCACCCCCAACAACCCAGCCTCCGGGGTGAGAGGAACCGGGAAGTGCAGAgtgtccccaaaaaaaaaaacagttccttCCAGTACGATGTTACAGCAGGGCATGACCAAAACATGTGTATGTAGTCGGCCTCGGTGGAGTCACACCGAGGACAAGAAGCACTGGAAATCAGACCCATACGGGCCAACATGGCAGGAGTATAGTGTAGCTGGTGGATAAATTTAAATTGAACATATTGATCATTGGACCCAATCAGATCAAGGAAGCAAACCTCCgaggcctcctcccacccctcctcggaCAGCCCCGGAATATCCACCTCCCATTTCCGCTGAGCATTCAGGAAGGGTTTAACCCCTACCAACTGAAGGCGTGAGTAGAATGTCGTAACCAGCTTCCCCAAATCGGAATATGACATGAGTGCCTCTAGAGGCGATTCCGTGAGCTCCTGGGTCAAACCCTCAAATTGAGTCCGTATTGCGTGGCGGAGTGACATATACCTGAATAGAGCTCTTTCCGTTATCCCACTGCGTACCTTCAAATCCTCAAATGAAATAAACGTGTCCTGAACAAAGATGTGTGAAACACGTGTGACCCCCATTTGGGTCCACCACCCGGAGTCTGGGTGGCCCAGGAGCTCAGGGAAGTTCAAATTTTGCCATAGGGGAGCCCTAGGAGACACCCTGCCCGAGTCTGTAAGCACCCCATTACCCTCATGCCAAGCCAACCAGCTAACCTCTATCGGTGAGTCCCGTGAGCACCGCCCGGCCCTTGACCTAAGTAGGTCATCAACCAGCGAGTCCCTGGAGCCCACCAAAGCAGTCAGTAGAGCGGTAATTTTCCTTCTCTTAAGTACCCTCTTCGGACAATAAGACTATGACATTTATACTAAGTTCTGCCCAACCAGTATGTGTCCTTAACTCATAGGTTGGTTGCAAATATGGGAGTAACTGTCCAAAAGTGTGTGGTTCCTATAGGTAGATAACCTAATGATTAACTGTTCTCTGGACTTTGAGATCCTCAAGTAATATCATTTtcaaccaccaggtgtctcccctTTTGAGTACAactcttttaagttaatatttatATTATGCTGGGGACACAGATAGagatattctatctatctatctatctatctatctatctatcttagtaTATTTTTGATTCCTACATAACATGCTTCTATATTCCTGTATAACTGtatatcttttaaccacttaccccccggaccatattgctgcccaaagaccagagtactttttgcgattcgggactgcgtcgctttaacagacaattgcgcggtcgtgcgacgtggctcccaaacaaaattggcgtcctttttttcccacaaatagagctttcttttggtggtatttgatcacctctgcgttttttattttttgcgctataaacaaaaatagaacgacaatttttaaaaaatgaatattttttactttttgctgtaataaatatcccccaaaaatatataaaaaaacattttttttcctcagtttaggccgatacgtattcttctacatatttttcgtaaaaaaaaatcgcaataagcgtttattgattggtttgcgcaaaagttatagcgtttacaaaatagggggtatttttatggcatttttattaatatttttttttactagtaatggcggcgatcagcgatttttttttttttttcggtattgcgacattatggcggacacttcggacattttttacacatttttgggaccattggcatttttatagcgatcagtgctataaaaatgcattagattactataaaaatgccactggcagtgaaggggttaacactagggggcggggaaggggttaagtatgcctgggtgtgttcttactgtgggggggggggggtggcctcactaggggaaacactgatcctcggttcatacattgtatgaacagaaaatcagcatttcccctgctgacaggaacgagagctgtgtgtttacacacacagctcccgttccccgctctgtaccgagcgatcgcgtgtgcccggcggcgatcgcgcccgccgggcacacgcacgggagtcgggggcgagcggggggcgcgtgcgcccctagtggcggctaaaaggcaggacgtcatattacgtgctctcgcctaggagagccaccttgtggatgtattatgacggtgcggcgacggcaagtggttaaaacagtttTTCTAAACATACACAGATTATATCTATCAATCTACACAAAATGattattaatgtggatacatgaatCCTTTTGATATGTGTTCGATGAATATGTTACTCTAAGTACATGTTCATTCATATTTTTATAATCACAATTTGACGCCTTTCATAGTGCTGATTAACTATTTAAAACCTTCTATTTATATAACCACGCTTCgcatatatttctttcttctaacAAAGTGTCTTACAATAACCTCTAggtattttaaaatatttctgaCTTGTATCATATATGTCCATATTATAGGTAGGTGCATGTATTTGtcattttacttttgtttaaattTCTGTGACCGTTTTCATCTTGGTGTCTAACTGGGGTCTCCTGCTATTGTCTAGGGAAAAGCTGAGTCAATACTGTTTATTTCCTTTACGGGGCGATCTTCCCTTTGAGACAATGTGGTAGTTTATTTCCATGTGATAATAGCCCAGTTTAGCTATCTGTAGAACTTTTTCCTTTGGCAGGGTTTCTAACCAACAATGATAGTAAACATTTTCTTGTTTGGTTTGCGAAAAGCATCATTGTTCCTGATTCAACACGAGGCTCGTAAAAGTTAAAAGATGGCTAATGTATTGAAGGCTTTGCAAAGCATGTGAAATTATCTGTTTTGCTCTGAAAGGTTTTCATTTGTAATAGTTCACTTCAATTTTGAGGCCTACTGGACTTTcatatttctgccagtaaatattaaatattattatttattttcctcaTAACCCACGACAATCTTACTCTGGCAGGCATTCACAGGTGTTCAGGGTAAAGTTAAAATCTGTAGCAAAGGATATGGATGGTCAATAGGGCCTGTTACTTTGCCATGAATCAGAATATTTCAAACTGTCCCATGAGAAAACTGGAGGCCCGAGCAGACTTTGTCATGCAAAATTCTtatattgtgtcttttttttttttaacttggttCTTTAACTTCTCATTGCAGGCCATGCAGCATTTGTAGGATAGTGTTTATGAATGTTGTCAAATTTTCTATGGGCttacaaagtctttttttttttttttttttatctcatggtgTCATTTTAGGTTACCGAAGACCAGATCATATGATGACCTTCCAACGGCTTGTGACTTAACTGTTCCATGTGTAAACAGACGGAGCAGTGACCCCAGCCTAAATGAGAAGTGGCAAGAGCATCGACGTTCTCTGGAGTTAAATGGCTTAGCAAACTCTGCAGAAGGGCAGGAAGGGGAGAGACTCCCTCTGGGGGCACATCTTTCCATGGCAGCTGGTGTTGGGGAAGGGCAAATGGAAAACATTTTAcaggaagccaccaaggaagaaggagggggggaagagcagGCAGGAAAATTGGTAAATGGGGCAGTAGACCGGTATATAGAAAAATCGGAAAAAGCACAGGAAGAGCCAGAGAAAGCAGAGAAGGGGGCCCCATACTTAAATGGTGACACAGTAAGGGGGGAAATGGATGGGGAACAAGAGAGTGTCGGTCTGATGCCAGGTCAGTTATGTGCCGAAACTGACCACCCAGAGCATGGAACTGACACATTTGAGCAGTCTGTGAAAGAGTTGTGTGCTAATCAGGTATGTGAGCCTGAGGAATCACAGAATCAGACTGCTGAGGAATCGTCCTCTGAGCCAGAGGATAATGAGCAATGTGATATAAGAGGGAATGAAAAGCTCCAGAGTAGTCCCACAGATTCTCCTAACAATATCTCATCACACCTTGTACTTGAAGGCTCCACAGAAACTTTAACAGATGATCATTCACCTCCCTGGTCCAGCAAGCTGGACCATGTGACTGCAGCAAATGAACTTGCACAGAAACCAGAACCTGTATCTGATGAGGGCATCGTTATGATGGGCTTGTGTGGGCTTCAAAATGAAAGGACGTGTTCTCCTTTTCCCCCTATCCATAGTGCCTTTCCCCCTTCTGAATCCAATGCACAGACTGTATGGAATAGGGACCAATCCTCACCTCCTATTCTTGATGGACCATGTCTTAGTGTGGACAATCATCTGGGAAAGCAAACCTTGTCACGTCAGAGTTCTTGTTCAAACAACCCCCAAATCCACCTCAGAAACACACCGCACAAGTGCCCTTTGCACAGTTGTGAGAGGCACCGCATAGGGAGCACCCCAGAGCAGCCAGCCCGCAATCACCTGGATGATGATGGGATGCCATTGTATGTGGATGCTATCCAGCAAAGACTGAGACAAATGGAAAGTGGCCACCAACAAGAAGTTGAAACCTTGAAGAAACAAGTACAGGAGCTACGTTGTCGACTTGAGAGCCATTTACACAACAGCTCTCTGCGTTTCAATGGGGAATATACAGATGAGGCGAGTTCTGATGTGCTGATTAGATATGGGTGTCAAAGTATTAAAATGTGGTGTTGCGTTAACCCTGATATTTAGTCCTGTGCAGGTTATATATTTTATCACAAAGGACCTCTTTTCTATTTGGCTCTGTGATGTACATGTTGTACCTTAAGGCGGAATAGTATTTAGAAAGTCGACTTCTGTTCTGGGCTTGTACCAATCCAAACAGCAATCTGACTTTCTCTATGGACAACATGCACTGtttagaccaggcatgtccaaagtccggcccgcgggccaaatgcggcccccctgttgatttaatacggcccccctggggatttggatatatatattgtttgtggctcccagggccacaaaagatatataccgtatttatcggcactgccttggaggggacaggacgagcgccgtcggattacatgaagagaatctcctgtttactcagcagcgtctgtattggaagtcccgtctcctgggatgccattggatgactgtcctgtct
This window encodes:
- the MTMR3 gene encoding myotubularin-related protein 3 isoform X4; the protein is MGFDMDNAWRISNINEKFRLCASYPQELIVPAAITDKELESVGSFRAWKRIPAVVYRHQNNGSVIARCGQPEVSWWGWRNADDEHLIQSIARASASDGSRSSPDKMANGSCIHSSVNGGVLSEVDFDSSMSNSPSSESSSTQPQKLLILDARSYAAAVANRAKGGGCECPEYYPNCEVVFMGMANIHSIRKSFQSLRLLCTQMPDPANWLSALEGTKWLQHLSMLLKSSLLVCNALHRDQRPVLVHCSDGWDRTPQIVALSKLLLDPYYRTIEGFQVLVETEWLDFGHKFADRCGHGENSEDLNERCPVFLQWLDCVHQLQRQFPCSLEFNEAFLVKLVQHTYSCLFGTFLCNNAKERSEKHIQERTCSVWSLLRAGNRVFKNLLYSSQSETVLFPVCHVRNLLLWSAVYLPGSSPSTPSEESCVPYPSPGSVTEEPPHGRLPKTRSYDDLPTACDLTVPCVNRRSSDPSLNEKWQEHRRSLELNGLANSAEGQEGERLPLGAHLSMAAGVGEGQMENILQEATKEEGGGEEQAGKLVNGAVDRYIEKSEKAQEEPEKAEKGAPYLNGDTVRGEMDGEQESVGLMPGQLCAETDHPEHGTDTFEQSVKELCANQVCEPEESQNQTAEESSSEPEDNEQCDIRGNEKLQSSPTDSPNNISSHLVLEGSTETLTDDHSPPWSSKLDHVTAANELAQKPEPVSDEGIVMMGLCGLQNERTCSPFPPIHSAFPPSESNAQTVWNRDQSSPPILDGPCLSVDNHLGKQTLSRQSSCSNNPQIHLRNTPHKCPLHSCERHRIGSTPEQPARNHLDDDGMPLYVDAIQQRLRQMESGHQQEVETLKKQVQELRCRLESHLHNSSLRFNGEYTDETSIPDSECNRDPSCLSGRSTEPFSEASWEQLDKRDNDMTRWLPDHLAANCYNCDGKFWLASRKHHCRNTDAMTETWNCGNVFCSSCCNQKVPVPSQQLFEPSRVCKSCYSNLHSSLELENPITATSN